The window TCGACTCACCGAGACGACGGACTGTCACACCGACAACGTCGTCGCCACCGACGACGGTCCAGCACTCGTCGACGCCGAGACGATCTGTCACCCGTACCTCGACCCGAACCGACGGCCGTACGACTGGGGGTTCGGACGGGCCGTCGACGAGACGCCGCTGTCGACGGCGATGCTGCCGTACCAGATTCGGACAGAGGAGGGATCGCTGAACCGGAACCCCGTCGGACCATCTGCGGCACCGACGCCAGACACCGAGGAGTCGAGGACGGAGACGGTCGTCCGAGCGGTCGCCACGGACGCGATGTGTCTGGAGACGGTTACCCGCGACCTCGACGGCGTCGCCGCCGATGCGCCCGTGGTCGACGGTGAGCCAGCACTCCCGTCCGAGTACGTCGACGCCGTCGTCGCGGGGTTCGAACGCACTCACCGTGCGGTGCGTGCCCAGTGTCTCTCCGGCGACACTCCGCTGACCGATCACCTCGGCGGGCTGCCCGTCCGGTTCGTTTACCGACCGACTGGATCGTACCGCCGGATACTCGACCGGCTGCGTGAGCCAGCCACGCTGGCCGACGGTGCCCGGTTCGGAGTCGTCCTCGACCGGCTCACCGTGCCTGCGTTCGACGGCACGGCCGACCGACACCCGCTCTCAGTGCTCAACGCCGAGCGGACGGCGCTGAAGCGGCTCGACCACCCACGATTCACGAGTCGGTCGGACGCGACGGTGGTCGAACACGACGGTGTCCCGCTGTGTGATCTCGCCGACGTGTCGGGACTGGACAGAGCGCGTGCACGGGTCACCCGTGGCGACGACCGTCGACTCGCCGAGGAGGTTGCCGTCGTCCGTGCGGCGCTGGGCGAGGACGGCAGACAGCCGCTCGGCGAGCACACGACCGCTCACGACCCACACGATCAGACGAACGAGACGATACCTCCGTCTTCCGGCGATGCCGACTGGACGACACCGTCGACTGCCGCGCAGGCGTCGTTCGAGCGCGCCGTCGCCGCCGGAGAGACACCGGCCGGCCGGTCGTACGTGTGGAGTCGGTTCGACCCGACAGCGACACGACTACCGACCGTCGCGGGCGTCGGGTTGGGTCTCGAACGCGGACGAACTGGCGTCGCCATCCTCGGTGCTGCACTGTCCGCTCTCGACGGGACCGGAGCGTACTACAGCCGGACGCGGTCGCTCCTTGACCCAGTCCTGACAGCGACGGCGGACGCTCTCGACGACCCGGCGACCATCGGGTACGGACTGGTCGTCGCCGGCTCTCTCCTGAACGACGACCGGATACTGTCGACCGGGACAGTGTTTGCTCGGGCGGCCGATCCCGGGCCCTCCTCTGTGATGGACGGTGGCCTTGCCGGAACTGTTGCTGCCGCGACCGGTGTCGCCCGGGCGACGGACGACGAGCGTGTTCGGTCGCAGGTGGTCGCTTTCGGCGACCGACTGCTTGATCGGAGTGAGGAGTGGCAGTGTGCTCCCCCGACGTACGATCGAGGCTCTGGCGGCGTCGTGTACGCCCTCGCACACGCATGGGCCGAGACTGGCTGTGAGCGGTTCCGCGAGGCGGCAGCCGAGACCGTCGCGTCGTGGGAACAGCCCCCGGACGCACCAACCCAGGTCGGACTTGACGCCAGGCTCCCCGGTGTCACGTTCGATTCCCCCACCAGCGAACGCCGTGGAGACGAGTACCGGGGCGGGACGGCCGGCCGGATCACTCTCCAGATCGCCGCAGGGCGTGAAACTGCCGCTGCCGAGACCGCGGATCGACTCCTCACCCGAGTCGTCCGCGACGGTCGGTACACGCTCCCGACGGACGCCAGCGGAGTCGTCGATCCTACCCTCCGAGACGGCTACGCCGGTGTCGGGTACGCTCTCGCCCGGTGTGTCTCCCCGACGCTACCGTGTCTGGTGCTGCGTGGCTAACGACTGACGCGCCGACACACCCCCTCGCGGCCGTCCCCTCGCTCGACAGAATCCCGAGAAGTCAAACCCCCCTGGAGAGAAGGGGGTGGCGTGAGCCTCTCCGAGGATCGAACCCGGGCGTACACACTGGGTGCGCTGACGGGCGCGTTCGCGGCACTGGCGGTCGTCGCCGAGGAGCGACGGCGAGCACTGTTCGGCAGCGTCTCGTTGGTCTGTGGCGCGCTGGCCGTCGTCTACGAGGAACGCGCCGACCGCATGTCCGGCTACGACGGCCCCGCACCCGAGACCGACTTCGGCGAACAAGAGGAGGCGGTCGGCGACGGCGGCGACGAAGGGGCGGCAGAGTAGCAGGAGAGTCGCCGTAGAGGTCACCGTCACGCCTGCTATCGGTTTACGACGCTCCAGTTCGTCTGTCGACGGAGGGGGTGATTCTCCCGTCGCAGTGGTCGGTGCCGACGGTGTCACTCTGCCGTTGACTCGTCTTGGTATTCTGCCTGTTCCATCACGGTCTCACGAAGAGTCTCGACACACTCGGGGTAGTCGTCGCGGACGTTCAGAGGTGGTCGCTGCGTGTTGATCCCGCTCCGATAGTACTCTCCGTCGACTTTGTACAACCACGGGTCTGGCTTTTCAGAGTCTGGATCTCTCGGTTCGTACTGGAGAATCTGGTCGAAGGCCGATTCGACGTGTTCGGGAGTCTCACTCGCAACACGGACGAGAAAGCGTTCTCCCTCCCCGTAGATCAGGACGAGTTCGATCAGAAGCCTGCACGTCGCAGTGGTGAACTCCCCACCGG of the Halobaculum sp. MBLA0143 genome contains:
- the lanM gene encoding type 2 lanthipeptide synthetase LanM; this translates as MSGFTPTQRRRLAAKAATIPERLEAGLLADEPASDAPAVDDWAAMYGGAFDERLQLLETTRAECRRAAAVDQAAEVPEWITRLETVVTGVTARDLRVDGADTVDTYTVDDNDDRPHVDGPPRPFGSLTAAIAAEARDGLPTLSLSESAVDSFAAALQSRVERNSLQLLYEQFDRARRRHAPDARASVGGDSEPETAVYEKFLAYLLDDGLVELCLTYPVFGRLLSTQVRQWRSAVVTFAERLNDDRAALAEQFADRSALGRVTAVRPLTRDRHGDGRVTRRVEFKCGVTVVYKPRTVRPEAALAALTTDLAADGDLPRLRQPQCLVRDGYGWTSLLDTDPPTGETAARRYYRQFGARCCLARLTETTDCHTDNVVATDDGPALVDAETICHPYLDPNRRPYDWGFGRAVDETPLSTAMLPYQIRTEEGSLNRNPVGPSAAPTPDTEESRTETVVRAVATDAMCLETVTRDLDGVAADAPVVDGEPALPSEYVDAVVAGFERTHRAVRAQCLSGDTPLTDHLGGLPVRFVYRPTGSYRRILDRLREPATLADGARFGVVLDRLTVPAFDGTADRHPLSVLNAERTALKRLDHPRFTSRSDATVVEHDGVPLCDLADVSGLDRARARVTRGDDRRLAEEVAVVRAALGEDGRQPLGEHTTAHDPHDQTNETIPPSSGDADWTTPSTAAQASFERAVAAGETPAGRSYVWSRFDPTATRLPTVAGVGLGLERGRTGVAILGAALSALDGTGAYYSRTRSLLDPVLTATADALDDPATIGYGLVVAGSLLNDDRILSTGTVFARAADPGPSSVMDGGLAGTVAAATGVARATDDERVRSQVVAFGDRLLDRSEEWQCAPPTYDRGSGGVVYALAHAWAETGCERFREAAAETVASWEQPPDAPTQVGLDARLPGVTFDSPTSERRGDEYRGGTAGRITLQIAAGRETAAAETADRLLTRVVRDGRYTLPTDASGVVDPTLRDGYAGVGYALARCVSPTLPCLVLRG